A region from the Helcococcus ovis genome encodes:
- the atpB gene encoding F0F1 ATP synthase subunit A: protein MNISIDIVLNGKIYTISPELVNSVLVVFVLSLISIIIGIKAKRANFKEKPKGILLLAEIFVEGMENLVTVTMGKANVGFTPYITSLAMFLATSNLLGLLGLKPPTSNYTVPFTLAIITTLMIHINNIRFNGIGAYLKGYIEPIPVLLPINLLGELANPISLSFRLFGNILSGVIVTTLLYAALNSISVFLTPFITPVFHAYFDVFAGLIQTFVFIMLTMVNVSLAIGDREII from the coding sequence ATGAACATTAGTATAGATATTGTACTAAATGGTAAAATTTATACTATTTCTCCGGAATTAGTTAATTCAGTACTTGTTGTTTTTGTTTTGAGTTTAATTTCCATAATTATAGGAATTAAAGCTAAACGTGCTAATTTTAAAGAAAAGCCGAAAGGTATTTTACTATTAGCGGAAATTTTTGTTGAAGGAATGGAAAATCTGGTTACTGTTACCATGGGAAAAGCGAATGTTGGATTTACACCTTATATTACAAGTTTGGCAATGTTTTTAGCAACATCAAATTTGTTAGGGTTGTTAGGTCTTAAACCTCCAACATCAAATTATACAGTGCCATTTACTTTAGCAATAATTACAACATTGATGATACATATTAATAATATAAGATTTAATGGTATAGGAGCATATCTTAAAGGATATATTGAACCCATACCAGTTTTATTACCTATTAATTTATTAGGGGAATTAGCTAATCCAATATCATTATCATTCCGTTTGTTTGGTAATATATTGAGTGGGGTCATAGTAACAACATTACTTTATGCGGCGCTAAATAGTATCTCGGTGTTTTTAACACCATTTATTACGCCGGTGTTCCACGCATACTTTGATGTTTTTGCAGGCTTAATTCAAACATTTGTATTTATAATGTTGACAATGGTAAATGTATCATTGGCAATAGGAGATAGAGAAATTATTTAA
- the atpH gene encoding ATP synthase F1 subunit delta: MNNRVSKVYSEAFFTLSLEKDKLDIHKKDLLEIEKVLNEYEEINQLLLNPNVTKDDKKQLISKVFSDIDVDTLNLLKVLIDKSRFLVFKELVKEYRKNYNINKNIAEGIVYSANKLDQSDLNNLILILEKKFEKKVELENKIDETLIGGISVFIDGKRIDNSIKSRLEVLRSSLKERG, encoded by the coding sequence ATGAATAATCGTGTAAGTAAAGTTTATTCAGAAGCATTTTTCACATTATCCTTAGAAAAGGACAAACTTGATATTCATAAAAAGGATTTACTTGAAATTGAAAAAGTTTTGAATGAATATGAAGAAATTAATCAATTATTGTTAAATCCTAATGTTACAAAAGATGATAAAAAGCAATTAATATCAAAAGTTTTTTCAGATATTGATGTAGATACATTAAATTTGCTAAAGGTATTAATTGATAAATCAAGGTTTTTAGTATTTAAGGAATTAGTAAAAGAATATAGAAAAAATTATAATATTAATAAAAATATAGCGGAAGGAATAGTTTATTCAGCGAATAAGCTGGATCAATCTGATCTAAACAATTTAATATTAATATTAGAAAAAAAATTCGAAAAAAAAGTTGAGCTTGAAAATAAAATTGATGAAACACTAATTGGTGGAATTTCCGTATTTATTGATGGAAAGAGAATAGACAATAGTATTAAGTCAAGACTTGAAGTTTTGAGAAGCTCACTTAAAGAAAGAGGGTGA
- the atpG gene encoding ATP synthase F1 subunit gamma → MAQSTKDIKRRIQGIGSIMQITNAMELVASAKLRKSRERLEITKPYFETVFENINDILAATSANSSLMEKREVKNRAVILVSSDKGLAGGYNINAVNKALEYVKNSDAENTVIYTTGIRSIELLKRKGFDVNKDFTHIDNDPIIEDASAMGSFFANKYIEKVYDEVVIVYTKFDSMVSFVPKIIKLLPATGFEAEGKKSIKKFDFDFEPSVSTVLTQMIKQYVNVTIYGCLLESSASEQASRRTAMENATSNGEDLLENLQLEFNRARQASITQEISEIVGGANALN, encoded by the coding sequence ATGGCACAAAGTACAAAAGATATTAAGAGAAGAATTCAAGGTATCGGAAGCATAATGCAAATTACAAATGCCATGGAATTAGTTGCATCAGCTAAGTTAAGAAAGTCAAGGGAAAGATTGGAAATCACTAAACCGTATTTTGAAACAGTGTTTGAAAATATAAATGATATATTAGCTGCTACTTCAGCTAATTCTTCATTAATGGAGAAAAGAGAAGTTAAAAATAGAGCAGTTATTTTGGTTTCAAGTGATAAGGGGCTTGCTGGAGGATATAATATAAATGCTGTAAATAAGGCATTAGAATATGTAAAAAATAGTGATGCTGAAAATACTGTAATTTATACTACAGGTATAAGATCTATAGAATTATTAAAAAGAAAAGGATTTGATGTAAATAAGGATTTTACACATATTGATAATGATCCGATTATAGAAGATGCATCAGCTATGGGATCATTTTTTGCAAATAAATATATAGAAAAGGTTTATGATGAAGTAGTTATTGTTTATACAAAATTTGATTCTATGGTGTCATTTGTACCTAAGATTATAAAATTATTGCCTGCTACAGGATTTGAAGCCGAAGGGAAAAAAAGCATTAAAAAATTTGATTTTGATTTTGAACCATCTGTTTCTACAGTCTTAACTCAAATGATTAAACAATATGTAAATGTAACAATTTACGGCTGTTTGTTGGAATCATCTGCTTCAGAACAAGCATCAAGACGTACAGCTATGGAAAATGCAACTTCTAATGGAGAAGATTTACTTGAAAATTTACAATTAGAATTTAATAGAGCAAGACAAGCATCAATTACTCAGGAAATATCTGAAATAGTTGGTGGAGCAAATGCTCTTAACTAA
- the atpF gene encoding F0F1 ATP synthase subunit B, whose product MGIEVKIIPEFPGVLIQLAATLILFLVVRYFLYKPVKDLLEKRQAFIEKSIRDSEYANAEAQRIKAEYDTKILEAKQESSEIISKARSYGEEIKNKAIQESKELAKVEYEKGVLALETEKIKVMKSMNDEIADMAISAAEKVLREKVNTDTDKNLVKSFIKDLEESYE is encoded by the coding sequence ATGGGAATTGAAGTAAAGATTATTCCTGAGTTTCCTGGAGTATTAATACAATTAGCAGCGACATTGATTTTATTCTTAGTTGTTAGATATTTCTTATATAAACCTGTAAAGGACTTACTAGAAAAAAGACAGGCATTTATTGAAAAAAGTATAAGAGATAGTGAATATGCTAATGCCGAAGCACAAAGAATCAAAGCAGAGTATGATACAAAGATTTTAGAAGCTAAGCAAGAATCATCTGAAATCATTTCAAAGGCAAGATCTTATGGAGAAGAAATTAAAAATAAAGCAATACAAGAATCCAAAGAATTGGCTAAAGTTGAATATGAAAAAGGTGTATTAGCTTTAGAAACTGAAAAAATCAAAGTAATGAAATCAATGAATGATGAAATTGCTGATATGGCAATTAGTGCTGCGGAAAAAGTATTAAGAGAAAAGGTAAATACAGATACTGATAAAAACTTGGTAAAATCATTTATTAAGGATTTGGAGGAGTCTTATGAATAA
- the atpD gene encoding F0F1 ATP synthase subunit beta, producing MLLTKKKGINMANENIGKVVQVIGPVLDIKFSLGNLPNLLNAIEIKNKDKTIIAEVSQHIGDDVVRCIAMTSTDGLVRGDKAVDTGGPISVPVGNATLGRLFNVLGETIDNEAGLEKVEKAPIHRKAPVFEDLSPSTEIFETGIKVIDLMAPYAKGGKVGLFGGAGVGKTVLIQELINNIAKEHGGLSVFAGVGERTREGNDLYYEMKESGVIDKTSLVFGQMNEPPGARMRVALTGLTMAEYFRDKQNQDVLLFIDNIFRFTQAGSEVSALLGRMPSAVGYQPTLASEMGALQERITSTKTGSITSVQAVYVPADDLTDPAPATTFSHLDATTVLSRSISELGIYPAVDPLDSTSRILSEDIVGKRHYECARKVQETLQRYKDLQDIISILGMDELSEDDKITVARARRVQRFLSQPFFVAEQFTGLNGKYVPIEETIRGFEEILEGKHDDLPEGAFLFVGTIDEAVEKAKTME from the coding sequence ATGCTCTTAACTAAGAAGAAAGGAATAAATATGGCGAATGAAAATATAGGTAAAGTAGTCCAAGTTATAGGACCTGTACTTGATATTAAGTTTTCTTTAGGTAACTTGCCTAATTTATTAAATGCCATTGAAATTAAAAATAAAGATAAAACAATTATTGCTGAAGTTTCGCAACATATTGGTGATGATGTAGTTAGATGTATAGCTATGACATCTACTGATGGATTGGTTAGAGGAGATAAAGCTGTCGACACAGGTGGTCCGATATCAGTCCCGGTTGGTAATGCGACTTTAGGAAGACTTTTCAATGTGCTAGGTGAAACTATAGATAATGAAGCTGGATTGGAAAAAGTTGAAAAAGCTCCAATACATAGAAAAGCTCCGGTTTTTGAAGACTTATCACCTTCAACAGAAATATTTGAAACGGGAATTAAGGTTATTGACCTTATGGCTCCATATGCAAAAGGTGGTAAGGTTGGATTATTTGGTGGTGCCGGTGTAGGAAAAACTGTTTTAATTCAAGAATTAATAAATAATATAGCAAAAGAACACGGTGGATTGTCGGTATTTGCCGGGGTTGGAGAAAGAACAAGAGAAGGTAATGACCTTTACTACGAAATGAAGGAATCAGGAGTTATTGATAAGACATCTCTAGTATTTGGGCAAATGAATGAACCTCCGGGAGCTAGAATGAGAGTAGCTTTAACTGGTTTAACAATGGCTGAATATTTTAGAGATAAACAAAATCAAGATGTGCTATTATTTATAGACAATATCTTTAGATTTACACAAGCAGGTTCTGAAGTTTCAGCACTTTTAGGTCGTATGCCATCTGCTGTAGGTTATCAACCTACATTAGCTTCAGAAATGGGAGCTTTACAAGAAAGAATTACATCAACAAAAACAGGTTCCATTACATCCGTTCAAGCTGTTTACGTGCCTGCGGATGACTTAACAGACCCTGCTCCAGCTACAACATTCTCACACTTAGATGCTACAACAGTATTATCCAGATCAATTTCGGAATTGGGTATTTACCCGGCTGTAGATCCTCTAGATTCAACATCTAGAATTTTATCAGAAGATATTGTTGGGAAAAGACATTATGAATGTGCTAGAAAAGTTCAAGAAACATTACAAAGATATAAAGATTTACAAGATATCATCTCAATCTTAGGTATGGATGAGTTATCTGAAGATGATAAGATCACAGTTGCTAGAGCAAGAAGAGTACAAAGATTCTTATCACAACCATTCTTTGTAGCTGAACAATTTACAGGCTTAAATGGTAAATATGTACCAATTGAAGAAACTATAAGAGGATTTGAAGAAATTCTAGAAGGTAAGCATGATGACTTGCCGGAAGGAGCATTTCTATTTGTTGGGACAATAGATGAAGCGGTGGAAAAAGCTAAAACTATGGAATAG
- a CDS encoding ATP synthase subunit I produces MIENEKYVNSIIIKVLILLIVESIIILIFFDKVLPKILGLLLGGFVSIAFFKILYLNIVVAIEKSEAQAKRYMAINYSVRYLISGLIFFIAAKSIYLNIFTCLIGMLSIKFVFYINNLFSFIEERKNNSVRKDGKDEH; encoded by the coding sequence GTGATAGAAAATGAAAAATATGTAAATAGTATCATAATTAAAGTTCTTATTCTTTTGATTGTTGAAAGTATTATTATATTGATATTTTTTGATAAGGTTCTGCCTAAAATATTAGGACTTTTACTTGGTGGATTTGTTAGTATAGCATTTTTTAAAATACTTTACCTTAACATTGTTGTGGCAATTGAAAAAAGTGAAGCACAGGCTAAAAGGTATATGGCTATAAATTATTCAGTCAGGTATTTAATTTCAGGATTAATATTTTTTATTGCAGCCAAGTCAATTTATTTAAATATATTTACATGTTTAATTGGCATGTTGTCAATTAAATTTGTTTTTTATATAAATAATTTGTTTTCTTTTATCGAAGAAAGAAAAAATAATTCTGTCAGAAAGGATGGTAAAGATGAACATTAG
- the holA gene encoding DNA polymerase III subunit delta has protein sequence MNYIDLLNNIDKNNLKNINLLQVEDKYFLDLSLKTLKNDFIGNDFLDFNYEKVDFQTLEKEKFQTMVETLPLMSDRRLVVIDNCDFNKDSLKKYEELLNYISSFFEKFNTMTYLFFVYNSDKLFKGKFVKQIEKFGHIYCFSRLDQKNFVSFVRKFFINNGVSIDINSIRLITERLRYLDRDSKKTLFEVENELSKLLNNIKSKSPTYDEIEESIIDTFEEKIFGLLDYMSSKDLKKSLYSYSTMKNEDQMMIYYMIIRQVRNMICVKDCYDKRLNIQTGQSYCNLSPFEYKKLDKLVRNYELKDLLLLHDLCFKSERNFKTSKRKIEDIIERLILEFCMKK, from the coding sequence ATGAATTATATAGATTTGTTAAATAACATAGATAAAAATAATTTAAAAAATATAAACTTATTACAAGTGGAAGATAAATATTTTCTTGATTTGAGCTTAAAAACATTGAAAAATGATTTTATTGGAAATGATTTTTTAGATTTTAATTATGAAAAAGTTGATTTTCAAACATTAGAGAAAGAAAAATTTCAAACTATGGTTGAAACTCTTCCTTTAATGTCTGATAGAAGATTGGTTGTTATAGATAATTGTGATTTCAACAAAGATTCATTAAAAAAATATGAAGAATTACTAAATTACATTTCATCTTTTTTTGAAAAATTCAATACTATGACATATTTATTTTTCGTTTATAATTCAGATAAGTTATTTAAGGGGAAATTTGTAAAGCAAATAGAAAAATTTGGACATATATATTGTTTTTCAAGGTTAGATCAAAAAAATTTTGTTAGCTTTGTAAGGAAATTTTTTATTAATAATGGCGTTAGTATTGATATTAACTCTATTAGATTAATAACAGAAAGACTTAGATATTTAGATAGAGATTCTAAAAAGACATTGTTTGAAGTGGAAAATGAATTATCAAAACTTTTAAATAATATAAAGAGTAAATCTCCAACATATGATGAAATAGAAGAAAGTATAATTGATACTTTTGAGGAAAAAATATTTGGTTTATTAGATTATATGAGTAGTAAAGATTTGAAAAAATCGTTATATTCATATAGCACGATGAAAAACGAAGATCAAATGATGATTTATTACATGATAATACGCCAAGTTAGAAATATGATTTGTGTAAAAGACTGTTATGATAAGCGATTAAATATTCAAACAGGTCAGTCTTATTGTAATTTATCGCCATTTGAATATAAAAAGCTTGATAAATTAGTGAGAAATTATGAATTAAAGGATTTATTATTGCTTCATGATCTTTGTTTTAAGAGTGAGAGAAATTTTAAAACTTCAAAAAGGAAAATCGAAGATATAATTGAAAGGTTAATATTAGAATTTTGTATGAAAAAATAG
- a CDS encoding F0F1 ATP synthase subunit epsilon → MENLHLKIVTPDRLFYDDGIDMLIARGLNGDFAILKNHVPLIASLDIRALKIKINGEFRYAAIAGGYLTYKNNEITIMSDACEWTEEIDKNRALEAKERAERRIKEAKESSDIDKAEISLKKALNRLNVKDNY, encoded by the coding sequence ATGGAAAATTTACATTTAAAAATAGTTACTCCGGATAGATTGTTTTATGATGATGGTATTGATATGTTGATAGCTAGAGGCTTAAACGGAGATTTTGCAATTTTGAAAAATCATGTTCCGTTAATTGCATCGTTAGATATAAGAGCATTAAAAATTAAAATTAATGGAGAGTTTAGATATGCTGCTATTGCTGGGGGATATTTAACTTATAAAAATAATGAAATTACAATAATGTCAGATGCTTGTGAATGGACAGAAGAAATTGATAAAAATAGAGCGCTAGAAGCTAAAGAAAGGGCTGAAAGACGTATTAAGGAAGCAAAAGAATCATCCGATATAGATAAAGCGGAAATTTCTTTGAAAAAAGCATTAAATAGATTAAATGTTAAAGATAATTATTAA
- a CDS encoding AtpZ/AtpI family protein: MKNLVLITQLAITMSVPIILGLLLGNYIDKWIGTKWIFSIILLIMGVASGFINSYKLIMSLNSTEKGEKECDRK; this comes from the coding sequence ATGAAAAATTTAGTTTTAATTACACAATTAGCAATTACTATGTCTGTTCCTATTATTTTAGGACTTTTACTTGGTAATTATATTGATAAATGGATTGGGACTAAATGGATATTTTCTATAATATTGTTAATAATGGGTGTTGCATCAGGATTTATTAATTCATATAAATTGATTATGTCTCTTAATTCTACTGAGAAAGGTGAAAAAGAATGTGATAGAAAATGA
- the atpA gene encoding F0F1 ATP synthase subunit alpha translates to MKLKPEEISSIIKTMIDKYDQKTEIVDEGTIIEVGDGISRVHGLEDCMAGELLEFEGGVYGMALNLEENNIGAVLLGDDNNLKEGGKVKRTGRIAEVPVGENMIGRVVNALGQPIDGKGKIETTEFRPVESPAPQVIDRKSVNEPLQTGIKAIDALIPIGKGQRELIIGDRQTGKTTIATDTIINQKGKDVICIYVAIGQKESTVAGIVNLFEKKGAMEYTIVVSESASRLAPLQYLAPYSGVAMGEYFMHQGKDVLIVYDDLSKHAVAYRAMSLLLRRPPGREAYPGDVFYLHSRLLERAAKLSDKLGGGSITALPIIETQAGDISAYIPTNVISITDGQIFLESELFFSGQRPAVNSGLSVSRVGGSAQLKPMKKVSGGIKLELAQFRELESFSQFGSELDKSTKSKLDHGKRVMEIMKQPQNSPVDVRDQVIILYATTNRLLDDIEVERIKDFEANLIEYAQNNYFELREKILTEDFSKELQQEINDMIVEFKKSYA, encoded by the coding sequence ATGAAACTAAAACCGGAAGAGATCAGTTCAATCATTAAAACTATGATTGATAAATATGATCAAAAAACTGAAATAGTTGACGAAGGTACAATTATTGAAGTCGGAGATGGTATTTCACGTGTTCATGGACTAGAAGATTGTATGGCGGGAGAGTTGTTGGAATTTGAAGGTGGGGTATATGGAATGGCTCTTAACCTTGAAGAAAACAATATAGGGGCTGTACTTTTAGGTGATGATAATAACTTAAAAGAAGGTGGAAAAGTAAAGAGAACGGGACGTATTGCTGAAGTTCCCGTTGGAGAAAATATGATTGGTAGAGTTGTTAATGCTTTAGGACAACCTATTGATGGTAAAGGAAAGATTGAAACTACAGAATTTAGACCTGTAGAATCTCCGGCGCCTCAAGTTATAGACAGAAAATCAGTTAATGAACCACTTCAAACTGGTATAAAAGCTATAGACGCATTAATACCGATTGGAAAAGGACAAAGAGAATTAATTATAGGTGATAGACAAACAGGTAAAACTACAATTGCAACTGATACAATTATTAATCAAAAAGGTAAAGATGTAATTTGTATTTATGTGGCTATCGGACAAAAAGAGTCTACAGTAGCAGGTATTGTAAATCTTTTTGAAAAGAAAGGTGCGATGGAATATACAATTGTTGTATCTGAATCTGCATCAAGACTGGCACCATTGCAATATTTAGCGCCGTATTCAGGTGTGGCAATGGGGGAATATTTCATGCATCAAGGTAAAGATGTATTAATAGTTTACGATGATTTAAGTAAACACGCCGTTGCATATAGAGCCATGTCCTTGTTGCTTAGAAGACCACCGGGACGTGAAGCATATCCCGGAGATGTATTTTACTTGCATTCAAGATTATTGGAAAGAGCTGCAAAATTAAGTGATAAATTGGGTGGAGGTTCAATAACTGCACTTCCTATTATCGAAACACAAGCCGGAGATATTTCGGCATATATTCCTACAAATGTAATTTCTATTACAGATGGACAAATATTCTTAGAATCAGAATTATTTTTCTCAGGGCAAAGACCTGCGGTAAACTCGGGGTTATCTGTATCTAGAGTAGGGGGATCAGCTCAATTAAAGCCGATGAAGAAAGTTTCAGGCGGTATTAAACTTGAACTTGCTCAATTTAGAGAGTTGGAATCATTTTCACAATTTGGTTCAGAATTAGATAAATCAACAAAATCTAAATTAGATCATGGTAAGAGAGTAATGGAAATAATGAAACAACCTCAAAATTCACCGGTTGACGTTAGAGATCAAGTAATTATTTTATATGCTACAACAAATAGGCTATTAGATGATATTGAAGTTGAAAGAATTAAAGATTTTGAAGCAAATTTAATTGAATATGCACAAAATAATTATTTTGAATTGAGAGAGAAGATTTTAACTGAAGATTTTTCAAAAGAATTACAACAAGAAATAAATGATATGATTGTAGAATTTAAGAAATCTTATGCTTAG
- the rpsT gene encoding 30S ribosomal protein S20: MANIKSAIKRIDVTKRQTLKNRAKKSELKTLTKKFDLAVEESRLEDATNLLKVLDKKLKKAVSKSVLHKNAASRRLSKLSSKLGKAKA, translated from the coding sequence ATGGCAAATATTAAATCAGCAATAAAAAGAATTGATGTTACTAAAAGACAAACATTAAAAAATAGAGCTAAAAAAAGCGAATTAAAAACTTTAACTAAAAAATTTGATTTAGCTGTTGAAGAAAGTAGATTAGAAGATGCAACAAACTTATTAAAAGTTTTAGATAAAAAATTAAAAAAAGCTGTATCAAAGAGTGTTTTACATAAAAACGCTGCTTCAAGAAGATTAAGTAAATTAAGCTCAAAATTAGGTAAAGCTAAAGCTTAG
- the atpE gene encoding ATP synthase F0 subunit C, with protein sequence MGNISSEAFILGMSALGAGIAMIAGLGPGIGQGFAAGKAVEAVGRQPEAKGDIIQVLLTGCAVAESTGIYSLIIASILLFLKPLLG encoded by the coding sequence ATGGGAAACATTAGTAGTGAAGCGTTTATTTTAGGGATGTCAGCTTTAGGAGCTGGAATAGCAATGATCGCAGGGTTAGGACCTGGTATCGGACAAGGTTTTGCAGCAGGTAAAGCTGTAGAAGCGGTAGGTAGACAACCTGAAGCAAAAGGAGATATCATACAAGTTTTACTAACAGGATGTGCTGTTGCTGAATCAACAGGTATTTATTCATTAATTATCGCATCAATATTATTATTCTTAAAACCATTATTAGGATAA